The nucleotide window AGCGACGGCATCTTCATCGAAGTCGGTGGAACCAGTTCCGACTGCACCGCGATTCGGGCCGGCCAGCCGCGCATGCGTCCGGCGCGCATCGGCGGCCATCGCACCATGCTCCGAACCGTCGACGTGCGCACGCTCGGCGTAGCCGGAGGCAGCATGCTGCGCGTCTCGGCAAGCGACATTATCGCCGCCGGCCCGCGCTCCGCGCACATCGCAGGATGCGCGTACGTCTGCTTCTTAGAACCGAACGCCTTGAACGGCGCGCGCATCGAAACGATCGCACCCAAACCGAGCGATCCCGCCGATTACGTCACGTTCCTGCTCGCGGATGGAACGCGCGCCGCGCTCACGCCCACCTGTGCAAGCAATCTTTTGGCCTACGTCCCCGAGGACGACTTCGCGCGCGGCAATCGCGAGTCGGCGCAGATCGGCTTCGCCTTGCTCGCGCAGCACCTGGGCGGTTCTCCCGAAGCGCTCGCGCGTCGCGTCCTCGAACACGCAGCGAAAATCGTGCGCGCCTGCATCGAGGAATTGATCGCCGATAATTCGCTGGACCGCCACGCCCTGGTGCTGATCGGCGGCGGCGGCGGAGCGGCCGCGATCGTGCCGTTCGTTGCCGAATCCCTGGGCCTCTCGCACCGCATCGCGCGCGATGCCGAGGTGATCTCGCCGATCGGCGTCGCGCTCGCGCTCGTGCGTGACGTGGTCGAACGAACCATCGCCGACCCCACCGCCGAAGATATCGCGCGCATCCGGCGTGAAGCCGGCGACCGCGCCATCGCCGCGGGAGCCGCTCCGGATCGCATCGAGGTGAGCGTCGAAATCGACGCGCAACGCAGCCGCGTCCGAGCAACCGCATCGGGAGCCACCGCGCTCGCGGAGTCCTCCTCGCATGGCGCTGCCGATGAGCAGCAGCGTCGCGAAATCGTCGCTCGTTCGATGCGTTGCGCGCCCGAATCTCTCGAACGCACCGATCTCACGCCGGTTCTCTGCGCTTATCGCTACGGAAGCGATCTACGCGTCGTCGACGAACGCGGCGTCATTCGCCTCGCGCTACGCGGTGCCGCGACCACGTGCTTTGCCATCGCGCAGCTCGACGAACGACTGGCGCAAACGATGGAGAATGCGACCTCGTTCGGCGACGTCGGCCGCGCCTTGCCGGAACTCTATCTGTTACACGGTGGCCGCATCGCGGATTTCTCCGGATTGGCCGGCGTCGATCAAGCGCTCGCGCTCGCCCGCGAAGAAGTCGCCGGACGCACGGCCGAGGAACGCATCGCTGCGATTACGGTTGCGCGCCCGGCATAGTTGAGAGCGGGAGCGCGTGCTGCGGTCAGCGGGGACGTGCGATTTTCGCGCAATCGCCAGGATGGCGACTTCCTTTGAAAGTTGCGCGAAAACGTACGAGTAGGAAGCCCGCAGGATGCGGGCTGACGAACGGTCCCCGCTGACCGCAGTACGCACGCTCCCGCTCTCAACTAGGCCGAGGGTGGGAGAACCTTACGACCCGAGCGACGCTCCAGCCGCTGCTTCATCCACGCCCACCGTGCTATGCGAGCGGCTGTAGGCGAAGTAGATGACCAATCCGACAAGAAGCCAGATGATGAAGCCCAGCCACGGGAGCGGTATGCCGAAAAGTCTCGGGCTGCCAAACGCGAAGGAAACGATCAGGCCGAACGCCGTTACCGCCGAGAGAATCGGGATAAGATAGGGGCCGAACGGAACCGAGAAACCATCTGTTCCCGGATACCGCTTGCGCAAGATCGGCAGTGCGATCGAAACCAGAATGAATGCGGCAAGGGTGCCCATGCTGGTGAGCGATCCGACGACGTCGATCGGCGTGAATGCGGCGATCAACGCGATGAAGATGGTAAAGAGGATCGTCGAGACGCCCGGCGTGCGGAACTTGGGGTGGATCTTTGAGAAAATTGGCGGGAGCAACCCATCGCGCGACATCGCGAAGAAGACGCGCGTCTGTCCAAACATCATGACCAGAAGCACAGTCGTTAGTCCCGCTAGCGCTCCTAGTGAAATGATGGCGCTAGCCCATCCTAGTCCAACATGATCCATCGCGAAGGCGACAGGCTGGGGAACGTTGAGTTGCGTGTACGGCACCATGCCGGTAAGAATCGCGACGACGATGATGTAGAGGACGGTGCAGACGGCAAGGCTCCCCAGAATGCCGATCGGGAGATCGCGCTTGGGATTTTTTGTTTCTTCAGCCGCAGTCGAGACCGCGTCGAAGCCGATGTAGGCGAAGAAGATGAATGCCGCGCCGCCGAGCA belongs to Candidatus Dormiibacterota bacterium and includes:
- a CDS encoding amino acid permease, encoding MLLQRVKPLERILAEGTDDSQSHKLKKTLGAGSLMAMGIGAIIGTGIFVLTGVAAATRSGPSLTISFIVAGIVSAFAALCYSEVASRIPIAGSAYTFAYASLGEFVAWIIGWDLVLEYALGAATVSIGWSGYFTTFIKNVFHWHIPQALQHNYWDLGPSGQPIHGIMNLPAFCIILLIGALLYRGTRESAVVNNVIVILKVSVVLFFIVLGYGHVNTGNWVPYFPFGITGMLGGAAFIFFAYIGFDAVSTAAEETKNPKRDLPIGILGSLAVCTVLYIIVVAILTGMVPYTQLNVPQPVAFAMDHVGLGWASAIISLGALAGLTTVLLVMMFGQTRVFFAMSRDGLLPPIFSKIHPKFRTPGVSTILFTIFIALIAAFTPIDVVGSLTSMGTLAAFILVSIALPILRKRYPGTDGFSVPFGPYLIPILSAVTAFGLIVSFAFGSPRLFGIPLPWLGFIIWLLVGLVIYFAYSRSHSTVGVDEAAAGASLGS
- a CDS encoding hydantoinase/oxoprolinase family protein, with amino-acid sequence SDGIFIEVGGTSSDCTAIRAGQPRMRPARIGGHRTMLRTVDVRTLGVAGGSMLRVSASDIIAAGPRSAHIAGCAYVCFLEPNALNGARIETIAPKPSDPADYVTFLLADGTRAALTPTCASNLLAYVPEDDFARGNRESAQIGFALLAQHLGGSPEALARRVLEHAAKIVRACIEELIADNSLDRHALVLIGGGGGAAAIVPFVAESLGLSHRIARDAEVISPIGVALALVRDVVERTIADPTAEDIARIRREAGDRAIAAGAAPDRIEVSVEIDAQRSRVRATASGATALAESSSHGAADEQQRREIVARSMRCAPESLERTDLTPVLCAYRYGSDLRVVDERGVIRLALRGAATTCFAIAQLDERLAQTMENATSFGDVGRALPELYLLHGGRIADFSGLAGVDQALALAREEVAGRTAEERIAAITVARPA